From Woronichinia naegeliana WA131, the proteins below share one genomic window:
- a CDS encoding hemolysin XhlA family protein: MSMMIETDLKDVLNKLDQRFDRLDQKLDKIESDLTDLKVDMATVKADLTTVKEEVKDLRGSQRGQIWALIGIIFTAVASAVIKFGFFPNV; the protein is encoded by the coding sequence ATGTCGATGATGATTGAAACTGATTTAAAGGATGTTCTCAATAAGCTAGACCAACGTTTTGACCGTCTGGATCAGAAGTTAGATAAAATCGAGAGCGATCTGACGGATCTGAAGGTTGATATGGCAACGGTTAAGGCTGATTTGACGACGGTAAAAGAGGAGGTTAAAGATCTTAGAGGTAGCCAACGCGGTCAGATATGGGCTTTGATTGGCATTATTTTTACGGCGGTGGCCAGTGCAGTGATTAAGTTTGGCTTTTTCCCTAATGTTTAA
- a CDS encoding type II toxin-antitoxin system RelE/ParE family toxin → MYEVVLHPKAQAFYLRADKTLAKKITRCLEQLEQNPRFHPNIKALKGSLSGYYRYRISDYRVIYSIDAQVMVVSVVEIVHRGEAYDA, encoded by the coding sequence ATGTATGAGGTTGTGCTTCATCCAAAGGCTCAAGCATTTTATCTTCGAGCAGATAAGACTCTAGCCAAGAAAATTACCCGATGTTTAGAGCAATTAGAACAAAATCCTCGATTTCATCCTAATATTAAGGCTTTGAAGGGAAGCTTGTCTGGTTATTATCGTTACCGAATAAGCGATTATCGGGTAATTTATTCGATAGATGCTCAGGTGATGGTTGTCTCAGTTGTAGAAATTGTTCATCGCGGAGAAGCCTATGATGCATAA
- a CDS encoding Txe/YoeB family addiction module toxin has product MWEIALTKRALKDAKKVTRAGLKPKVDQLINILKTNPYQNPPPYEKLTGDLAEMYSRRINIQHRLVYEVDNQAHRVKILMMWSHYE; this is encoded by the coding sequence ATGTGGGAAATTGCATTAACAAAACGGGCTTTAAAAGATGCTAAAAAAGTCACTCGTGCGGGTTTAAAACCTAAAGTTGATCAGTTAATTAATATTCTCAAGACTAATCCCTATCAAAATCCACCACCTTACGAGAAATTAACGGGAGATTTAGCTGAAATGTACTCAAGAAGGATCAACATTCAGCATCGTCTTGTTTATGAAGTTGATAATCAGGCTCACAGGGTTAAGATTTTAATGATGTGGTCTCATTACGAATAG
- a CDS encoding type II toxin-antitoxin system Phd/YefM family antitoxin, translated as MNHINLKEPNPTLADLIDKVNQDQQATLITVNEQKQAVLVSLEEWNGLQETLYLSSIPGVKDDLIVGKNTSWEDCVPLDKVEW; from the coding sequence ATGAATCATATTAATCTCAAAGAGCCGAATCCGACCCTTGCCGATCTCATTGATAAGGTTAATCAGGATCAGCAAGCTACACTCATTACAGTTAATGAGCAGAAACAGGCGGTATTGGTTTCTTTAGAGGAGTGGAATGGTTTACAGGAAACTCTTTATTTGTCGTCTATTCCAGGGGTTAAGGACGATTTAATTGTGGGAAAGAATACAAGTTGGGAGGATTGTGTTCCACTGGATAAGGTGGAATGGTAA
- a CDS encoding DUF3782 domain-containing protein codes for MTTTIDDIREILKKLAQSQQELNQSQQELSQAQKETDRQIKSVSKQIGELGNRLGEFVEYQVRPAVVRLFQQRGIDVHEFHPGLSVTRDHEGLEIDLLVVNDTDAILVEVKSKLTQRDVDEHLQRLAKFKRLMPRFRDVKALGAVAAMVVPDKVVSYAYRQGLFVLVQSGENVIILNDAGFTPQVW; via the coding sequence ATGACTACCACCATTGACGACATTCGGGAAATACTAAAGAAATTGGCCCAATCCCAACAAGAATTGAATCAATCCCAACAAGAATTATCCCAAGCCCAAAAAGAAACAGATAGACAAATTAAAAGTGTTAGTAAGCAGATAGGCGAGTTGGGGAATCGTTTAGGGGAGTTTGTTGAGTATCAAGTGCGTCCTGCGGTGGTGCGTCTTTTTCAGCAGCGGGGCATTGATGTCCATGAGTTTCACCCTGGGCTTTCGGTAACAAGAGACCATGAGGGTTTAGAAATTGATTTGTTAGTGGTTAATGACACAGATGCGATTTTAGTGGAGGTTAAAAGTAAGTTAACCCAAAGAGATGTGGATGAGCATTTACAACGTTTGGCTAAGTTTAAGCGGTTAATGCCTCGTTTTCGGGATGTGAAGGCTTTGGGGGCGGTAGCGGCGATGGTAGTTCCCGATAAGGTGGTGAGTTATGCTTATCGTCAGGGTTTATTTGTTTTGGTGCAATCAGGGGAAAACGTGATAATTTTAAATGATGCGGGGTTTACGCCCCAGGTTTGGTAG
- a CDS encoding 2-oxoisovalerate dehydrogenase translates to MPLTSMTEIVFLVEDDVDGGYIAKALDQSIFTQGDTIDELKEMIRDAVICHFAQSVCPERIRLQFIREEVLAV, encoded by the coding sequence TTGCCTTTAACTTCAATGACAGAAATCGTTTTTTTAGTGGAAGATGATGTGGATGGCGGCTACATAGCTAAAGCTTTAGACCAGTCTATTTTTACTCAGGGTGACACAATAGATGAGTTAAAAGAGATGATTCGTGATGCTGTAATTTGTCATTTTGCTCAAAGTGTTTGTCCTGAGCGTATTCGATTGCAGTTTATTCGTGAAGAAGTATTAGCTGTATGA
- a CDS encoding type II toxin-antitoxin system HicA family toxin: MRLPRDLTGKKFAKMVEVLGYRIERQTGSHIRLTTTKNGEHHITIPNHSPIKVGTLNAILKDIANHFETTREDLIDQLF, encoded by the coding sequence ATGAGATTACCACGAGATTTAACAGGCAAAAAATTTGCCAAAATGGTGGAAGTTCTTGGTTATAGAATTGAGCGACAAACAGGCAGTCATATTCGGCTTACAACGACAAAAAATGGAGAGCATCATATTACAATCCCTAATCATAGCCCAATTAAAGTGGGTACATTAAATGCTATTCTTAAAGATATTGCTAATCATTTTGAGACAACTCGTGAAGATTTGATTGATCAGTTGTTTTAG
- a CDS encoding type II toxin-antitoxin system HicA family toxin, which yields MGFFTKFAPPTCKQVKTALKNMGFEPQKQDGTSHEHWKKVVNGKLYKVTVDCPKAPFSETLVKSMAAQAGVSKKVFLQYCFDKKLRDDPHQ from the coding sequence TTGGGATTTTTTACGAAATTTGCACCGCCTACCTGTAAACAAGTTAAAACAGCCCTTAAAAATATGGGATTTGAACCCCAAAAACAGGATGGGACTTCTCACGAACATTGGAAAAAAGTTGTCAACGGTAAATTATATAAAGTCACTGTTGATTGTCCCAAAGCTCCCTTTAGTGAAACTCTCGTTAAGTCTATGGCTGCCCAAGCTGGAGTATCAAAAAAAGTTTTTCTACAATATTGTTTTGATAAAAAATTAAGGGATGATCCCCATCAGTAA
- a CDS encoding Txe/YoeB family addiction module toxin, with the protein MDNWQLFFTKQAEKDVQKLVRIELSKQADKLLKIFKSNPFQSYPTYEKLSGDLANYYSRRINIQHRLVYQVFPEKKIIKIIRMWSHYE; encoded by the coding sequence ATGGATAATTGGCAATTATTTTTTACTAAGCAGGCGGAAAAAGATGTTCAAAAATTGGTGCGAATAGAATTATCCAAACAAGCCGATAAATTGCTAAAAATTTTTAAATCTAATCCTTTTCAATCTTACCCTACCTACGAAAAATTAAGTGGAGATTTAGCTAATTACTACTCCCGAAGAATTAATATTCAACATCGTTTAGTTTATCAAGTTTTCCCTGAAAAGAAAATTATTAAGATTATACGAATGTGGAGTCATTATGAATGA
- a CDS encoding type II toxin-antitoxin system Phd/YefM family antitoxin, giving the protein MKTITLIEAQGQIETLVNDINDNHQPILLSGTEKNAVLIAEEDWNAIQETLYLYSIPGMVESIIEGGKTPIEDCVSEEVIRAILNG; this is encoded by the coding sequence ATGAAAACCATTACCCTTATCGAAGCTCAAGGCCAGATTGAGACATTAGTTAATGATATTAATGACAATCATCAGCCAATCCTATTATCAGGAACTGAAAAAAATGCTGTTTTAATTGCAGAAGAAGATTGGAATGCTATCCAGGAAACGCTTTATCTATACTCTATTCCTGGTATGGTGGAATCTATCATTGAAGGCGGTAAAACTCCCATAGAAGATTGTGTTAGTGAAGAAGTGATTAGGGCAATTTTAAATGGATAA
- a CDS encoding serine protease produces the protein MSKKKYSAYLLNLLFLIATYCFGCQSQNKDFPQAFNYSQPTVYTNTTEVINTPQIKGIGKIGSGVVIAKNGDNYYILTVKHLVNIKPGEIREPYKIYFSDGKNYKEEYEFDYYKDVYRSENPSIDLVLIRFKSDKKHSFFTLNGNISRQESVTISGWKFCNKQPTYELTTGKIEAILTPSKSQDGHNINYSNPTIEGMSGSGVFNQKKELVAIHAAAKKNVQYDMEKCPKLDELHGDNLGVSVSSFIKSDLFNKLPKGSYKISNDSSNTQSNQITENNSKSSDNDKPVGIFLRPKSFKN, from the coding sequence ATGAGCAAAAAAAAATATTCTGCCTATTTATTAAATCTGCTGTTTTTGATAGCAACGTATTGTTTTGGATGCCAGTCTCAAAATAAAGATTTTCCGCAAGCATTCAATTATAGCCAACCAACTGTTTACACAAACACTACTGAAGTTATCAATACTCCACAAATTAAAGGAATAGGCAAAATTGGTTCAGGAGTGGTTATTGCTAAAAACGGTGATAACTATTACATTTTAACAGTTAAACATCTTGTTAACATTAAACCTGGAGAAATTAGAGAACCTTACAAAATTTATTTTTCGGATGGAAAAAATTATAAAGAAGAATACGAGTTTGATTATTATAAAGATGTTTACCGTAGTGAAAATCCATCAATTGATTTGGTATTAATCAGATTTAAAAGTGATAAAAAGCACTCTTTTTTTACTTTAAATGGTAATATCTCACGCCAAGAGAGTGTAACTATTTCTGGGTGGAAATTTTGCAATAAGCAACCAACGTATGAATTGACTACGGGAAAAATAGAAGCTATTTTGACCCCTTCCAAGAGTCAAGATGGACATAATATTAACTATAGCAATCCAACTATTGAAGGAATGAGTGGAAGTGGAGTTTTTAATCAAAAAAAAGAGTTAGTTGCTATTCATGCGGCTGCAAAGAAAAATGTACAATATGATATGGAAAAATGTCCTAAATTAGATGAATTACATGGAGATAACTTGGGGGTTTCCGTGAGTAGCTTTATTAAATCAGATTTATTCAATAAACTTCCTAAAGGTTCTTACAAAATCTCTAATGATTCATCCAACACTCAAAGCAATCAAATCACAGAGAATAATTCTAAAAGTTCCGATAATGATAAACCTGTTGGTATTTTTTTGCGACCTAAATCCTTCAAAAATTAA
- a CDS encoding serine protease: MLVLNSSVQAFTFLDNQTLLISEEKQGKFLPEEQIHDLSELITVRVFGVDSKAWENIQSNAIKSSGSGVIVEKKEVKVKKGSLFLYFVLTNNHISSQSKEFYIKTHDGLIHKAFVHPTSKFQKNNIKIDLGLLGFYTPYSYEKAVIGTSDKLEDGSQLFVTGFPCNVSVEIINCPAKFTFEPGRVFKAPKLLKDGYQLGFTNPVSEGMSGGANLNIQGKLIGITGRRPSDVVDVPQYQYADQPVVPEIIRDNAPLALGLPIEHYSSLERDNLLSDFIRKIPPLSQNFELFVLLNNSRSRSPVPLPANNLNRNFFLNNKLLLVLGIIILFFGVFSVCWNNRRRKRTFIAEFIIYSSQNQYYVQINKYLYNRRKRRYLSFKKHQEEDGYWINEGDFSLLEFLEGGYEFSTSNSYVTVLPFPQKIVNPKNFFKQYPNSVPLELMVVYPNPIRQSQYVIELAENIEKETKFTLYKEGVGDSVKIRFKYNFTACHSNSSESKLILPRKYY, encoded by the coding sequence GTGTTGGTTCTCAATTCTTCAGTACAAGCTTTTACTTTTTTGGACAATCAAACGCTTTTAATATCTGAGGAGAAACAAGGGAAATTCTTGCCCGAAGAGCAAATTCATGATCTCTCCGAACTAATTACTGTTAGGGTCTTTGGTGTTGATTCTAAGGCATGGGAAAATATACAATCGAACGCAATTAAATCCAGTGGTTCAGGAGTAATTGTGGAAAAGAAAGAAGTAAAGGTGAAAAAAGGTTCTTTGTTTCTTTATTTTGTCTTGACAAACAATCATATTTCCTCTCAGAGTAAAGAGTTTTATATTAAAACACACGATGGTTTGATTCATAAGGCTTTTGTTCACCCAACGTCCAAATTTCAAAAAAACAATATTAAAATTGATTTGGGTTTGTTAGGCTTTTATACTCCCTATAGTTATGAAAAAGCAGTGATTGGAACATCAGATAAATTAGAGGATGGAAGCCAACTTTTTGTAACTGGTTTCCCTTGCAATGTTTCAGTTGAAATTATTAATTGTCCAGCTAAATTTACTTTTGAACCGGGTAGGGTTTTCAAGGCTCCCAAACTTTTAAAAGATGGTTACCAACTGGGATTTACTAATCCAGTATCAGAGGGCATGAGCGGTGGAGCAAACCTTAATATTCAAGGAAAATTAATAGGAATTACAGGTAGAAGACCTAGTGATGTTGTTGATGTTCCTCAATATCAATATGCAGATCAACCGGTTGTTCCTGAGATTATTAGAGATAACGCACCATTAGCACTAGGATTACCAATAGAGCATTACTCAAGCTTGGAGCGTGACAACCTGTTGAGTGATTTTATCAGGAAAATTCCGCCATTATCTCAAAATTTTGAACTATTTGTTTTATTGAACAATAGTCGAAGCAGGTCTCCTGTGCCTTTGCCCGCGAATAATTTAAACCGTAATTTTTTTTTAAACAATAAATTGCTTCTTGTACTAGGAATTATAATCTTATTTTTTGGGGTTTTCTCAGTCTGTTGGAATAACAGGAGAAGGAAACGTACTTTCATAGCTGAATTTATAATATATAGTTCTCAAAATCAATACTATGTTCAGATTAATAAATATCTTTATAACCGAAGAAAAAGACGATATTTGTCGTTTAAAAAACACCAAGAAGAAGACGGTTACTGGATTAATGAAGGTGATTTTAGTCTTCTAGAGTTTCTTGAAGGTGGTTATGAATTTAGCACTTCCAACAGTTATGTTACAGTTCTTCCATTTCCCCAAAAAATTGTTAACCCGAAAAATTTTTTTAAACAATATCCTAATAGTGTTCCTTTAGAGCTAATGGTTGTATATCCAAATCCAATTCGGCAAAGTCAGTATGTTATCGAGTTGGCTGAGAATATTGAAAAAGAGACAAAATTTACACTTTATAAAGAGGGTGTTGGAGATTCAGTTAAAATAAGATTTAAGTATAATTTTACTGCCTGCCACAGCAATTCATCGGAGTCAAAACTAATTCTTCCCCGTAAATACTACTGA